The Thermoanaerobaculia bacterium genomic interval CCCGCTCTTCGGCGTCGCCTCCGACCCGCCGCCCGCGGGATGGGGAGCGGCTCTCCTCGACCGGCTCGCGCATCTCGCGCTGCCGCTCGCCTGCCTGACCTACGGGACCCTGGCGTATCTGACCCGTCTCGTTCGCTCGAGCGTGGCGGAGGAGCTCGGGCGGGAGTACGTCGTCGCGGCGCGGGCGTGGGGAGCCTCGGAATCGGAGGCGTTGTGGCGACACGCGTTCCGCAACGCGCTCCTTCCGCTGATCACGGTCATGGGACTCGTCGTCCCGGGCCTCCTCTCCGGTTCGGTGATCGTCGAACAGATCTTCGCGTGGCCGGGGCTGGGCCGCCTCTATTTCGACGCCGTTCTCGCCCGCGACTATCCGGTGGTCCTCGGGTTGACGTTCCTCACCGCGGTCGCGACCCTGGTCGCGACGTTCGCCGCGGACCTCCTTTATGCCGCGGCGGATCCGCGCGTGCGCTATGCATAAACGGTCGCGGGAGCCGGCTCGGGGACCGAAGTGGCGTGACGGCGGCGCGGCTCGTCGAACGAGCGACTCGACCGCGCACGACGCCACCCCCTTCGCCGACGCTCCCGCTCCCGCATCGCGGAGCCTTCCCCTCGGTTACTTCGGCGAGAGGCTCCGGCGATGCGAAGGGCCCGGACGAAACGCGCGGGTTCATCGAATGCGACGCGCATCGATCGCGATCAGCGGTACGCGCCATCTTCGGCGGGATTTCCCGGGCAGAAAAGCTCTGCAATCCGGCCGGAACGACGGGGGAAACCATGCGTGAGGCGCGGACCGGCGCATTGCTCCTCGCGCTCCTCGCGGTGGTCGCGATCCTGTCGCCGATCCTCGCGACCGACCTTCCCCTCGTCTCGCGGAGGTCCGACGGGGGCCTCGCGTTTCCGGCGCTCGCCGCGTATTCCCTCCTCGGCCGGCCCCGGCCGGCTCCGCCGGGCGCGCCGATCCTCCGTGCCCCGAGTCCGTACTCTCCGTACGGGATCGCTCTCCGCGACCGCCTGGCCCCTCCTTCGCGAGCGCACTGGCTCGGCACCGACGATCTCGGCCGGGACGTCCTCGCGCGGCTGATCGCGGCCGCCCCCGTGTCGCTCGCGATCGGCCTGACCGCTTCGCTCCTGTCGATGGTCGTGGGCCTCGCCGTCGGAGGCGCCGCGGGCGCCGCGGGAGGAGTGGTCGACCTGGTTCTCTCCCGGGCGATGGAAGTCGTGCTCTGTTTTCCGACGCTGTTCTTCGTCCTCGCGCTCGTCGCCGTCCTCGAGCCTTCGGCCCGGACCATCGTGCTCGCGATCGGGCTGACCGCCTGGCCGAACGAGGCCCGCTACGCGCGCGCCGAGATCCTGAAGACGCGCCGCCTCGATTTCGTTCGCGCGGCGCGAGCCGCGGGCGCCGGGCCGCTCCGGATCTTCTTCCGCCACCTCGCTCCCGCGGCGCTGCCTCCGGTCCTCGTTTCGGCGACGTTCGGAGTCGCCTCCGCGATCCTCGCCGAGTCGGCGCTGTCGTTCCTCGGGATCGGCGTTCCGCCGCCGAAGCCGTCGTGGGGAGGGATCCTGGCTCTGTCCGAAGCCTACGGCGAGCGCGCCTGGTGGCTCGCCGTTTTTCCCGGGCTCGCGATCTTCGCCGCGGTCACCGCCTACAATCTGCTGGGCGAGGGGTGGCGCGAGCGCCTGGGCGGGGGAGGGGAAAGCCGCGACGCGCCGCGCGAAGCGCCGGAGGAGATCGCATGACCGAGAGAATCGCCGTCTACCCCGGGTCGTTCGATCCGATCACGAACGGGCACCTCGACATCATCGAACGGGCGCGCGGCCTGTGCGACCGGCTGATCCTCGCCGTTCTCGTCAACGACGAGAAACGCCCGCTCTTCACCGTCGAGGAGCGGATCGCGCTCATCCGCGAAAACGTCCTGCCTTCGGACGGGGCGCGCGTCGAGGTGCGGGAGTTCTCGGGTCTCCTCGTCGACTTCGCCCGGTCGGTCGGCGCGCGGATGATCGTTCGCGGGCTCCGGGCGATGTCGGACTTCGAGTACGAGTTCCAGATGGCGCTCATGAACCGGCGGCTCGCGCCGCGGGTGGAGACCGTCTTCCTGATGGCGAAGGAGGAGTATTCCTACGTGTCCTCGCGGCTGGTCAAGGAGGTCGCCCGCCTCGGAGGAGACGTGTCGGCGCTCACCCCTCCCGGCGCGGCCCGGGCGCTCCGAAGAGCGTTCTCCTCCTCCCGGCCCTCCGCGGTCAGGAAGCGGCCGGCGCGCCGACGAACCGGGCGAACGCCTCGCGGATCGGCGGAGGGATCGTGATCGGCCGGCTCGCGGCGTCCACGAAGATGTGCCGCGTCGAACCCTCCGCGAGGCGCGTCCCGTCGTCCGCGAGCACGATCTCGTAGAAGAAGGAGAGCCCGCGGCTGCCGCTTTCTCCCATCCGCGTCCGGATCGTGACGCGGTCGTCGTAGCGGGCCGCGCGTCGGAACTTGCAGTCGACGCCGGTGACGAGGATCAGCACCCCCTGTTCCTCCATCTCGCGATACGGGAAACCCGCCGCCCGGCAGAACTCGGTCCGTCCGATCTCGAACCAGACGATGTAGTTGGCGTGGTAGACGATGCCCATCCGGTCCGTCTCGGAGTAGCGGACGCGGACGGAATGTTCGACCACGCGGTCGAAGATCGAGGGATTCGTCTTCATCGTTCGATTCTACGGTCTTCCGTCTTCCCGGCTCCATCGCGAAGGGCCGCCGTCGGCCGAGATCTCGTCGCGTATTTCGCGATCGTGAACAGGATCTTGTATCCGGCGCGGAACGTTCCCGTCACCGTGCCGGCGATCTTCGAGACGCCGACCCTTCGCCGGTAGGAGACCGGGACCTCGACGATCCTCAGCCCCGCGCGCACCGCCTTCACCTGCATCTCGCACGTCCATCCGAAGTCCGTGTCCTCCATGCGGATCCGGCGGAGCGCCTCCCAGCGGATCGCCCGGAATGGGCCGAGATCCGTGTAGCGGAACCCGTAGAGGCGGCGGATCAGGAACGTCGCGAGCGCGTTCCCGACCCGCGCCTGCGGAAGGAGCGCTCCCGGCTCGCGCCGTCCGAGGATGCGGGAGCCGATCGCGAGGTCGGCGCCCGATTCGACCGCGTCGAGCAGCCGGGCCGCCTCCTCCGGGTGATCGGAGTAGTCGCCGTCGAGGAAGAGCACGCCGTCCGGCGGCGCGGCCTCGAGAGCGGCGATCCCGGCGAGGCATGCGCTGCCGTACCCGCGCCGCGGCTCCCGGACCAGACGGACGGGAAGGCGCGCCGCGGTCGCGGGAGTGCCGTCCGACGAGCCGTTG includes:
- a CDS encoding ABC transporter permease, giving the protein MREARTGALLLALLAVVAILSPILATDLPLVSRRSDGGLAFPALAAYSLLGRPRPAPPGAPILRAPSPYSPYGIALRDRLAPPSRAHWLGTDDLGRDVLARLIAAAPVSLAIGLTASLLSMVVGLAVGGAAGAAGGVVDLVLSRAMEVVLCFPTLFFVLALVAVLEPSARTIVLAIGLTAWPNEARYARAEILKTRRLDFVRAARAAGAGPLRIFFRHLAPAALPPVLVSATFGVASAILAESALSFLGIGVPPPKPSWGGILALSEAYGERAWWLAVFPGLAIFAAVTAYNLLGEGWRERLGGGGESRDAPREAPEEIA
- the coaD gene encoding pantetheine-phosphate adenylyltransferase; protein product: MTERIAVYPGSFDPITNGHLDIIERARGLCDRLILAVLVNDEKRPLFTVEERIALIRENVLPSDGARVEVREFSGLLVDFARSVGARMIVRGLRAMSDFEYEFQMALMNRRLAPRVETVFLMAKEEYSYVSSRLVKEVARLGGDVSALTPPGAARALRRAFSSSRPSAVRKRPARRRTGRTPRGSAEGS
- a CDS encoding thioesterase family protein produces the protein MKTNPSIFDRVVEHSVRVRYSETDRMGIVYHANYIVWFEIGRTEFCRAAGFPYREMEEQGVLILVTGVDCKFRRAARYDDRVTIRTRMGESGSRGLSFFYEIVLADDGTRLAEGSTRHIFVDAASRPITIPPPIREAFARFVGAPAAS
- a CDS encoding glycosyltransferase family 2 protein; the encoded protein is MKFAAVIPVFNERESLPLVVGDLRDPRIAEIVVVDNGSSDGTPATAARLPVRLVREPRRGYGSACLAGIAALEAAPPDGVLFLDGDYSDHPEEAARLLDAVESGADLAIGSRILGRREPGALLPQARVGNALATFLIRRLYGFRYTDLGPFRAIRWEALRRIRMEDTDFGWTCEMQVKAVRAGLRIVEVPVSYRRRVGVSKIAGTVTGTFRAGYKILFTIAKYATRSRPTAALRDGAGKTEDRRIER